Proteins from a genomic interval of Vigna unguiculata cultivar IT97K-499-35 unplaced genomic scaffold, ASM411807v1 contig_267, whole genome shotgun sequence:
- the LOC114171458 gene encoding cytochrome P450 94B3-like encodes MLIFLLSLLLFFVFLLSFFNGKQYGYHRNHAHPSHPIIGCLVSFYKNRHRLLDWYTEQIAQSPTHTIVVHRLGARRTVVTANPRNVEYILKTNFGNFPKGKPFTEILGDLLGCGIFNVDGELWQAQRKLASHEFSTRSLKDFIVKTLQEEVQHRLIPLLEQASREKHVIDLQDVLRRLTFDTVCKVSLGYDPCCLDLKRPLPPLLTAFDTASEVSAARGAAPVFLVWKMKRMLNMGSEKALKEAVKLVHESVMKIIKGKKDEMTYNERKGGTDLLVRLLEAGQEETVVRDMVISMIMAGRDTTSAAMTWLFWLLSKHREEEALLVKEIYCGNNRCEGLDYECLKEMKLLKACLCESMRLYPPVAWDSKHASGADVLPDGTHVGKGERVTYFPYGMGRMEALWGKDCCDFKPQRWFDEENVDNGVLKCVNPYKFPVFQAGPRVCLGREMAFIQMEYVVASILNRFVISPVSDDHPRFVPLLTAHMAGGFKVRINSRTGAGTQE; translated from the coding sequence ATGCTCATTTTCCTCCTCAGTCTTCTATTGTTCTTCGTGTTTCTCCTTAGTTTCTTCAACGGAAAACAATATGGCTATCACCGTAACCATGCACATCCTTCACACCCTATCATTGGATGCCTCGTTTCTTTCTACAAGAACCGCCACCGTCTCCTTGACTGGTACACCGAACAAATAGCACAATCCCCGACCCACACCATCGTCGTTCACCGCCTCGGTGCCCGTCGCACGGTGGTGACGGCGAACCCCCGCAACGTAGAGTACATTCTAAAGACCAACTTCGGCAACTTCCCCAAAGGCAAACCCTTCACCGAAATCCTTGGAGACCTTCTCGGGTGCGGGATATTCAACGTCGATGGCGAGCTCTGGCAAGCGCAGCGCAAGCTAGCGAGCCACGAGTTCAGTACGCGGTCCCTTAAGGACTTCATCGTGAAAACGCTCCAGGAAGAGGTCCAACACAGGCTTATTCCACTACTTGAGCAGGCATCACGTGAGAAACACGTGATCGACCTGCAGGATGTGCTGCGGAGACTTACGTTCGATACGGTGTGCAAGGTGTCGCTAGGCTACGATCCATGCTGCCTGGACCTGAAAAGGCCGCTGCCGCCTCTTCTCACAGCTTTCGACACCGCCTCCGAAGTGAGCGCTGCACGCGGCGCAGCGCCAGTGTTTCTGGTTTGGAAGATGAAGAGAATGCTGAACATGGGGTCAGAGAAGGCTCTGAAGGAAGCCGTGAAGCTTGTGCATGAGTCGGTGATGAAGATcataaaaggaaagaaagatgAAATGACATATAATGAAAGAAAAGGTGGCACCGATTTGCTGGTACGGTTGTTGGAGGCAGGTCAAGAGGAGACGGTGGTGAGGGATATGGTTATAAGCATGATAATGGCGGGGAGAGACACCACATCCGCGGCGATGACCTGGCTGTTCTGGTTGTTGTCGAAACATCGAGAGGAAGAAGCGTTACTAGTGAAAGAGATTTATTGTGGAAATAACCGATGTGAGGGTTTGGATTATGAGTGTTTAAAAGAGATGAAGTTGTTGAAGGCGTGTTTGTGTGAGTCGATGAGGCTGTATCCACCGGTTGCGTGGGACTCGAAGCATGCGAGTGGTGCTGACGTGTTACCTGATGGGACCCACGTGGGGAAAGGGGAAAGGGTGACTTATTTTCCATACGGGATGGGGAGAATGGAGGCTCTGTGGGGGAAGGATTGCTGTGATTTTAAACCACAACGTTGGTTTGAtgaagagaatgttgataatggGGTTCTGAAGTGTGTGAATCCTTATAAGTTCCCGGTTTTTCAGGCGGGTCCAAGAGTTTGTCTTGGGAGGGAAATGGCTTTTATTCAGATGGAGTATGTGGTGGCTTCTATCCTTAATCGTTTTGTTATTTCGCCGGTCTCTGATGACCACCCGCGTTTTGTTCCTCTTTTAACTGCTCATATGGCTGGAGGATTCAAAGTGAGGATCAACAGCAGAACTGGAGCTGGAACTCAGGAGTGA